Genomic window (Enterobacteriaceae bacterium 4M9):
CGTGGCAGGTCAGGTATGCCTGGCGGCGAGATTATGGCACACTTGCCGCCTTTATACTGCATATTGCGGACGTTCGGATACACCCTGTACATAATGATTACAAAGCCAGCGCCACGGCGCGCTTGTCGCTTTATCTCAATGGGGTCTATCCTGGAAGCAGCCTCTGTGAAAACCGCACAAAACAGGTACCTGACGTGAAAATTCTCGTTGATGAAAATATGCCTTACGCCCGCGAGCTATTTAGCCGCCTGGGAGAGGTCACTGCCGTTCCTGGCCGCCCGATTCCGCTGGATGCGCTCAATGATGCCGACGCGCTCATGGTGCGCTCGGTCACCAAAGTCAATGAAGCGCTGCTAAGTGGTAAAAAGGTTCAGTTTGTGGGTACCGCTACCGCGGGCACTGACCACGTTGATGATGCGTGGCTGGCGCAGGCGGGCATTGGATTTTCTGGTGCGCCGGGCTGTAACGCTATTGCCGTGGTGGAGTACGTGTTCTCTGCGCTGCTGATGCTGGCCGAGCGTGATGGTTTTGCACTTCGCGATCGCACGGTGGGAATCGTGGGTGTGGGTAACGTTGGCTCACGTTTACAGGCGCGGCTTGAGGCGCTGGGCGTGCGCACATTGTTGTGCGATCCGCCGCGTAAAGATGCCGGTGACGCGGGCGATTTCCGCACGCTTGACGAACTGGTGCGCGAAGCAGATGTACTGACCTTCCACACGCCGCTCTACAAAGACGGCCCATACAAAACCTGGCACCTGGCCGATGAGGCGCTGATAAGTGCACTTAAGCCGGGGGCGATTCTGATTAACGCCTGCCGTGGGCCGGTAGTGGATAACGACGCGCTGTTAGCGCGCCTGGAATCAGGCCAGCCGCTGAGCACCGTGCTTGATGTGTGGGAGCCGGAGCCTGACCTTAACGTTGCGTTACTTGAGAAAGTGGATATCGGTACGGCTCATATTGCCGGTTATACGCTCGAAGGCAAGGCGCGCGGCACCACGCAGGTATTTGAAGCCTTTAGTCAGTTTCTCGGTACGCCGCACCAGGTGGCGCTTGATACGCTCCTGCCTACGCCGGAAGTAAGCCGCCTGGCACTGCACGGCAAACTCGACGAGAGTACGCTGAAAAGGCTCGTTCATCTGGTGTATGATGTGCGCCGCGACGATGCGCTGCTGCGCCACGTGGCAGGTCAACCGGGTGAGTTTGATAAATTACGCAAGCACTATCGCGAGCGCCGTGAGTGGTCTTCGCTGTATGTATTGTGCGACGACGCTGCGACGGCAACGCTATTGCAGCAGCTCGGCTTTAACGCCGTTCATCACCCGATTCGTTAACCTCATTTCTGTTGCCCGCACCGGCGGGCAACTGCGTTTTCTGGAGTAAACCACCATGTCTGAAGGCTGGAATATCGCCATATTGGGTGCCACAGGTGCCGTAGGTGAAGCGTTGCTTGAACTGCTGGCCGAGCGTCAGTTCCCGGTGGGCGAGTTGAGCTTACTGGCGCATACCGAGAGCGCAGGTGAGAAACTGCGTTTTGCGGGCAGAAGCATCCCGGTTGAGGATGTGCAGGAATTTGACTGGACCCGCGCACAGTTGGCGTTTTTTGTTGCCGGGGCTGAGGCATCGGCGCGTTATGCCGATGAAGCCGCTAACGCGGGCTGCCTGGTGATTGACACCAGCGGCGTTTTTGCGCTGGACCCGGATGTGCCTCTGGTGGTGCCGGAGGTCAATCCGTTTGTGCTGGCGGACTACCGTAACCGTAACATTATTGCCTCGGCCCACAGCCTCACCAGCCAGTTGCTGATGGCTATCAAACCGATTATTGACGATGGCGGCCTGTCCCGCGTGCAGGTCACCAGCCTGCTGTCTGCCTCGGCTTACGGCAAAGTGGCGGTAGACGCCCTGGCCGGGCAGAGTGCGCGCCTGCTTAACGGCATGCCGATTGACGAAGATGACCACTTTGGTCGCCAGCTTGCGTTTAACGTGCTGCCGCTGCTGCCAGACAGCGAAGGCAGCGTGCGCGAAGAGCGCCGCATCGTTGATGAAACCCGCAAGATTTTGCAGGACGAGGGCTTGATGATTTCTGCAAGCTGCGTACAGGCGCCGGTGTTTTATGGCCACGCCCAGGTCGTCAGCGTGGAAGCGCTGCGCCCGCTGGCCGCTGAAGAGGCCCGCGATGCCTTTGCCCGCAGTGAAGATATCGAACTGTCTGACGAAAACGACTTCCCGACCCAGGTGGGCGACGCCTCCGGTAGCGTGCACCTTTCCATTGGCTGCGTGCGTAACGATTACGGTATGCCCGAGCAAATTCAGTTCTGGTCTGTTGCTGACAACGTGCGCTTTGGTGGCGCGCTGATGGCGGTCAAAATTGCCGAGAAGCTGGTGCAGGAGTATCTGTACTGATGGAGCAGCAGGACATACCGGTGCAGAAAATTGCGCTCGGCATTGAGTACGACGGCAGCAAATATTACGGCTGGCAGCGCCAGCGCGAAGTGCGCAGCGTACAGGAAAAGCTGGAAAAGGTGCTCTCGCAAATCGCGGCAGAGCCGATTGGCGTGTTCTGCGCCGGGCGCACTGATGCAGGCGTGCATGCTACCGGCCAGGTGGTGCATTTTGAAACCCGCGCGCAGCGCCAGGACGCGGCGTGGACGCTTGGCGCTAACGCCAACCTGCCTGCTGATATCGCCGTGCGCTGGGTGAAAGCGGTGCCGGAGCATTTTCATGCCCGTTTCAGCGCTACGGCGCGCCGTTACCGCTATATTATCTACAACCATCGCCTGCGCCCGGCTGTGCTGCAACAGGGGATTACTCACTATCACGCGCCGCTGGACGCACAGCGCATGCACCGTGCCGCGCAGTGCCTGCTGGGCGAGAATGATTTCACGTCGTTTCGCGCTGTGCAGTGCCAGTCGCGTACGCCGTGGCGCAACCTGATGCATATCGACGTGGCGCGTTACGGTAATTACGTGGTGGTAGATATTAAGGCTAACGCGTTTGTCCACCATATGGTGCGTAATATCGTAGGCAGCCTGATGGACATCGGCTGCGGCAATCGGCCTGAAGCGTGGATGGCCGAACTGCTGGCAGCAAAAGATCGCACGCTGGCGGCAGCGACCGCGCGCGCCGAAGGGCTGTATCTGGTGTCGGTGGACTACCCAACAGAATTTGCCCTGCCACAGCCTCCAATGGGGCCGCTTTTTCTGGCAGACTGACGTTTTCAGAGGAAAGAATTACGATGGATTTTATCCGCTTTGTTATTGATTTTATTCTGCATATCGATGTGCACCTGGCCGAAATGGTGGCGCAGTACGGCGTGTGGGTCTACGCAATTCTGTTCCTGATTTTGTTTTGCGAAACAGGGCTGGTGGTCACGCCGTTCCTGCCGGGGGATTCGCTGCTGTTTGTTGCGGGTGCCATTTCAGCACTGCCGAGCAACGATTTAAACGTGCATCTGATGGTGGCGTTAATGGTGGTCGCAGCCATTATTGGTGATGCTGTGAACTACACCATTGGCCGGGTGTTTGGCGAACGGCTTTTCAGTAACCCGAACTCCAAAATTTTCCGCCGTAGCTATCTTGATAAAACTCATGCGTTTTATGAAAAACACGGTGGTAAAACCATTATTCTGGCGCGTTTTGTGCCGATCGTGCGTACTTTTGCGCCATTTGTGGCGGGAATGGGGCATATGTCGTATCGCCATTTTGCCGCCTACAACGTTATCGGCGCGCTGCTGTGGGTGTTGCTGTTTACCTATGCAGGCTACCTGTTTGGCGACCTGCCGATTATCCAGGAAAACCTTAAGCTGCTGATTGTTGCGATTATTGTGCTGTCGGTTTTACCTGGTGTGGTGGAGGTTATCCGTCATAAACGTGCCGCTGCGCGCCAGGCAAAAGAGTGATAATTCAGTGCTCCGAGCAGTTTTTTATCCAAAGTACTCGGGCGTTGTGATTTAATGAGCGACATTTATGGTCTGCGGGAGGCAAAAATGGCAAGATGCCGCCCACAGAAAAACTGGCACCAACCAGGTTCAGGCAGAAAGGTTATCAATGAGCTGGATTGAACGAATTCTCAATAAGAGCAATATTACCCCGACGCGCAGGGCGAGCATTCCGGAAGGGGTGTGGACCAAGTGTGACAGCTGCGGACAGGTTCTCTACCGCGCCGAGCTGGAGCGTAACCTTGAGGTCTGCCCAAAATGCGATCACCACATGCGCATGGGTGCGCGTGAGCGCCTGCATAGTCTGCTTGACGAGGGCACGCTGGTCGAACTGGGCAGCGAGCTTGAGCCGAAAGACCTCCTGAAGTTCCGCGACTCGAAGAAGTACAAAGACCGTCTCGCAAGCGCTCAGAAAGAAACCGGCGAGAAAGATGCGCTGGTGGTGATGAAAGGCACGCTGCACGGCATGCCGGTTGTGGCTGCGGCGTTTGAATTTGCCTTTATGGGCGGTTCAATGGGGTCTGTTGTGGGTGCGCGTTTCGTGCGTGCCGTTGAGCAGGCGCTGGAAGACGGCTGCCCGCTTATCTGCTTCTCCGCTTCCGGCGGTGCGCGTATGCAGGAAGCGCTGATGTCGCTGATGCAGATGGCGAAAACCAGCGCAGCGCTGGCGAAAATGCAGGAGCGCGGTCTGCCGTATATTTCGGTTCTGACCGACCCGACAATGGGCGGTGTGTCTGCAAGCTTTGCTATGCTGGGTGATCTGAATATCGCTGAGCCAAAAGCGCTTATCGGTTTTGCTGGTCCGCGTGTTATCGAGCAGACGGTGCGCGAAAAACTGCCGCCGGGCTTCCAGCGTAGTGAATTCCTGATTGAAAAAGGCGCAATTGACATGATTGTGCGTCGCCCTGAGTTGCGACTGAAGCTTGCCAGCGTGCTGGCGAAGCTGACCAATCAGCCTGCGCCGAACCCGGATGCCCCGCACGAACCGATTGTCGTGCCGGATGCGCCGGAGCAGGGCAGCGAAGCCTGACAGTGCAACAGGGCAGGGCCGCAGGGTTCTGCCCTTCGTATTTCTGAACCCCGAAGGGCACCATGGAAAAAAGCATTCCCCAAGCCACGTCGCCCCTGGCCACGTGGCTTTCTTATCTGGAAAATCTGCATACCAAAACCATCGATCTCGGCCTTGAGCGCGTGAGTGCCGTTGCGGCGACGCTGAATGTGCTCAAGCCTGCGCCGTTTGTGTTTACCGTTGCCGGTACCAATGGTAAAGGCACCACCTGCCGCACGCTTGAGGCGATGCTGATGGCCGCCGGACTGCGCGTGGGGGTTTACAGTTCACCGCACCTGGTGCGTTATACCGAGCGCGTGCGCGTGCAGGGTGAGGAGTTGCCCGGCGCGCGCCACACCGCGTCGTTTGCGGCCATTGAAGCGGCACGTGGCGATACCTCGCTGACCTATTTTGAATACGGTACGCTCTCCGCATTGTGGCTGTTTAAACAGTCTTCGCTCGACGTGGTGATTCTTGAAGTTGGGCTGGGTGGACGACTGGATGCCACCAACATGGTGGATGCCGACGTAAGCGTTATCACCAGTATTGCGCTCGACCATATTGACTGGCTGGGCCCCGATCGCGAAAGCATCGGGCGCGAGAAAGCGGGAATCTTCCGCGCCGGCAAACCGGCCGTTGTGGGCGAGCCGGATATGCCAGTCTCTGTTGAAGCCGTGGCGCAGGAAAAAGAGGCGTATCTGCTGCGCCGGGGTGTGCGCTGGGATTATGAGATGACAGACGGCGGCTGGCGTTTTAGCGATGCTGCGGGCGTGCTGGACAATCTGCCGCTGCCGCAGGTGCCGCAACCCAACGCCGCCACTGCGCTGGCAGCGCTGCGCGCAAGCCGTTTGCCGGTGAATGAAACCGCCGTGCGCGAAGGTCTGCGTCAGGCACAACTGCCGGGACGTTTTCAGATTTTAAGCACCTCACCGCGCGTTATTCTCGACGTGGCGCATAATCCCCATGCTGCCGCTTACCTGGCAGAACGTCTGAAGCGTGAAGCGCAGGACGGAAAAATACTGGCGGTAATCGGTATGCTGCACGATAAGGATATAGCAGGTACGCTGGCCTGTCTGAAAAGCGTGGTGGATAGCTGGTATTGTGCGCCGCTTGAAGGGCCGCGTGGCGCCAGTGCCGAACAGCTGCTTGAGCTCCTGGGGCAGGGCAAGGCGTTTGGCAGTGTGGCTGAGGCCTGGCAGGCGGCACGGGCAGAGGCTGACGTAGCTGATACTGTGCTGGTGTGCGGCTCATTTCACACGGTGGCACACGTAATGGAAGTCCTGGAAGCGGAGGGTAACGGTGGCGAGTAAGTTTCAGAACCGATTAGTCGGCACGATTGTGCTGGTGGCGCTGGGTGTGATTGTGCTGCCAGGTCTGCTCGACGGCCAGAAAAAGCATTATCAGGATGAGTTTGCCGCCATCCCGCTGGTGCCAAAACCGGGTGATAATGACGAGCCGGATATGCTGCCGCCTGCCAGCCAGTCGCTGCCATCGCAGCCGCCGGAAGGGGCCGCTGAGGAGATGCGTGCCAGCAGTACGGCACCGAGCATCGACCCCACCACACTTCCGGATGACACCGGTGCCGGAATCGATGCGGTTCCGCAGCCTAAACCCAACGTGCAGCCAAAACCACAGCCTGCGCCGCAGCCGAAACCTGCGCCAGAACCGCAGCCAAAACCGACTCCGGCAACGCAGGATAACGCCGCGCCTGTGGGTAAAGCTTATGTGGTGCAGCTGGGTGCCCTGAAAAATGCCGATAAGGCCAGTGAGATTGTCGAGAAGCTGCGCGGTGCAGGCTATCGTGCTTACACTATTCCTTCCACGCCAGTACAGGGTAAAATCACCCGTATTCTGGTAGGGCCGGATGCATCGAAAGACAAGCTCAAGTCTTCACTGAGTGAACTGCATAGTTTATCGGGCCTCAACGGCGTGGTAATGAACTACACACCGTAACGGTTTACGCACAAAGCCAAGGTTGACGCGGCTTTGCGCGACCCAGGATGAAAGGGTGGGCAACAAAAGCAGCGCTTTTTTTGTCCACTTTTTCTTTTTACGCATGGGAAGGAAATCCCTACGCAAACGTTTTCTTTTTCTGTTAGAATGCGCCCCGAACAGGATGTCAGGGCAAGTTAGCGCGGAATTTATATGGTCTGGATTGATTACGCCATTATCGCTGTGATTGGCTTTTCGTGTCTTGTAAGCCTGATTCGTGGGTTTGTGCGCGAGGCGCTCTCGCTGGTTACCTGGGGCTGCGCTTTCTTTGTCGCCAGCCATTACTACACTTACCTGGCAACCTGGTTCACAGGCTTTGAAGATGAACTGGTACGTAACGGGATAGCTATCGCGGTGTTGTTTATCGCGACGCTCATCGTCGGCGCGGTGGTGAACTATGTGATTGGCCAACTGGTTGAGAAAACCGGCCTTTCAGGAACGGACAGAGTGCTGGGCATCTGCTTTGGCGCACTCAGGGGCGTACTCATCGTCGCCGCGATTCTGTTTTTCCTTGATACTTTCACCGGCATGGCAAAGAGCGACGACTGGCAAAAGTCGCAGCTGGTCCCACAGTTCAGTTTCATCATCAGATGGTTTTTTGACTATCTGCAAAGCTCGTCAAGTTTCTTGCCCCGGTAACAGCGCCGGGGTTGCAGGCTTAATGAGGAAAAGACAACATGTGCGGTATTGTCGGTATCGCCGGTGTTATGCCGGTAAACCAGTCGATTTATGACGCGTTAACGGTGCTTCAGCACCGCGGGCAGGATGCCGCAGGCATCATTACCATTGATGCGAACAACTGCTTTCGTCTGCGCAAAGCCAACGGTCTGGTGAGCGATGTATTTGAAGCACGCCACATGCAGCGCCTGCAGGGCAACATGGGGCTTGGCCACGTGCGCTACCCGACGGCAGGCAGCTCCAGCGCCTCTGAAGCCCAGCCTTTTTACGTCAACTCCCCTTACGGCATCACGCTGGCACACAACGGCAACCTGACTAACGCTCACGAGCTACGCAAGAAGCTGTTTGAGGAAAAGCGCCGCCATATCAACACCACGTCTGACTCCGAAATCCTGCTTAATATCTTTGCCAGCGAGCTGGACGAGTACCGTCACTATCCGCTGGAAGCCGACAACATTTTTGCCGCCATCGCTGCCACCAACCGCCAGATTCGTGGTGCGTACGCCTGTGTGGCAATGATTATCGGCCACGGTATGGTGGCGTTTCGCGACCCGAACGGCATCCGCCCGCTGGTGTTGGGCAAGCGTGAAGTCGGTGAGCGCACCGAGTATATGGTAGCCTCCGAGAGCGTCGCGCTCGATACGCTGGGTTTTGAGTTCCTGCGTGACGTGGCACCGGGCGAAGCGGTGTACATTACCGAAAAAGGCCAGCTCTTTAGCCGCCTGTGCGCTGAGAACCCGACCACTACGCCGTGCCTGTTTGAATACGTTTACTTTGCACGCCCGGACTCCTTTATTGATAAGATTTCCGTGTACAGCGCACGCGTTGGCATGGGTAAAAAGCTCGGCGAGAAAATCGCCCGCGAGTGGGAAGACCTGGATATCGACGTGGTCATTCCCATCCCGGAAACCTCCTGCGACATCGCGCTGGAAATCGCCCATATCCTCAATAAGCCTTATCGCCAGGGGTTTGTGAAAAACCGCTACGTTGGCCGCACCTTTATCATGCCAGGCCAGCAGCAGCGCCGTAAATCGGTGCGCCGCAAGCTCAACGCCAACCGCGCGGAGTTCCGTGACAAGAATGTGCTGCTGGTGGATGACTCTATTGTGCGCGGCACCACGTCTGAGCAGATTATCGAAATTGCCCGCGAAGCCGGCGCGAAAAAGGTCTATCTGGCCTCGGCGGCCCCGGAAGTGCGTTTCCCGAACGTTTATGGCATCGATATGCCAAGCGCCAACGAACTTATCGCCCACGGTCGTGAAGTGGAGGAGATTCGCCAGCTAATCGGAGCCGACGGCCTGATTTTCCAGGATCTCAGCGACCTGATTGATGCGGTGCGTGCTGAAAATCCGGACATTCAGCAGTTTGAATGCTCTGTTTTTGACGGCATTTACGTCACGAAGGATGTGGATTTGCAGTATCTGGAATATCTGGAGTCCCTGCGTAGCGACGATGCCAAAGCGCTACAGCGCCAGAACGAAGTCGAAAATCTGGAAATGCATAACGAAGGTTAAGCGCCTGACGGCCCCCGCTACGGGGGCCGTCTTGTATCTGTTGCCATAATCCGGCAAAGTTTGCCCTTGAACGATGAAACGGGCAGGTAAGATGAAACGACTGATTGTGGGAATTTCCGGTGCCAGCGGCGCGATTTACGGTGTGCGGCTGCTTGAAGTACTCAAGCCACTGGAACATGTGCAAACCCATCTTGTGATGAGTCAGGCCGCACGCCAGACACTGGCGCTGGAAACTGACTATTCGCTGCGCGATGTTCAGGCGCTGGCCGATGTGGTGCACGACGCCCGCGACATTGCTGCCAGCATCTCCTCCGGTTCATTTCGTACTCACGGTATGGTGATTCTGCCGTGCTCCATGAAAACCCTTTCCGGCATTGTTAACAGCTACACCGACGGCCTGCTGACCCGAAGTGCTGATGTGGTGCTCAAAGAGCGCCGCCCGCTGGTGCTGTGCGTGCGTGAAACCCCGCTTCATCTGGGCCACCTGCGCCTGATGACCCAGGCGGCAGAAATGGGAGCCGTCATCATGCCGCCGCTACCGGCGTTTTATCATCGCCCGCAAAGCATTCAGGATGTGATTGACCAGACCGTCAACCGCGTGCTGGATCAGTTTGATATTGAACTGCCTCACGATTTGTTTACCCGCTGGCCTGGTCCCGACAGCGTGCACTGATGCCCCATCCTGGGGCAAAAACTGCTGGCGCTGTCGTATTCTCCAACATTCCTTTCCTCTTTTTGTTACGGCCCTGGCGTGGCGCTGTTATCTTTTTGTTTGCCGCTACCGCTTGATCAGCCTGTCTTATCCGCAGACATGGCATGAGAAGTGCAGCGCAGCCGTGAGCGCCTGGGCGCTCAGCACAACACACATCCGATAATAAAATCCGCTCTCTGAGGGTTAACTATGAAAAAGCAGGTTCTGACACTGGCATTACTGCTGGGTTTTTCTGCCGGTTCGGCGCTGGCCGCACTGCCGCAAAGTGTGCGTATTGGCACAGATGCTACCTACGCGCCGTTTTCGTCAAAGGATGCTAAAGGGGATTTTGTCGGGTTTGATATCGATTTGGGTAATGAGATGTGCAAACGCGCGCAGCTTAAATGCACCTGGGTGGGCAGTGATTTTGATGCGCTGATCCCGCAGCTTAAGGCACGTAAAATCGACGCCATTATTTCCTCACTGTCTATTACCGAGAAGCGCGAGCAGGAAATTGCCTTCTCCGACAAACTCTATAGCGCTAACTCACGCCTGATTGCCCGTGCAGGCTCGCCGATTACTCCAACGGTAGAAAGCCTTAAAGGCAAACAGGTGGGCGTATTGCAGGGCTCCACCCAGGAAGCGTATGCCAACGATCTCTGGCGCGCAAAGGGCGTTGAGGTTGTGCCGTACCAGAATCAGGATTTGATTTATTCTGACCTTGACGCCGGGCGACTTGATGCGGCGTTGCAGGATGAAGTCGCGGCCAGCGAAGGTTTTCTCAAGCAGCCTGCGGGCAAGGCGTTTGCGTTTGCCGGGCCTGCGGTCATCAATAAAAAATACTTTGGTATGGGGACTGCAACCGGGCTGCGTAAGGAAGATGGCGAGCTGAAGGCGGCGTTTAATAAGGCGTTGGCAGAAATCCG
Coding sequences:
- the pdxB gene encoding 4-phosphoerythronate dehydrogenase PdxB: MKILVDENMPYARELFSRLGEVTAVPGRPIPLDALNDADALMVRSVTKVNEALLSGKKVQFVGTATAGTDHVDDAWLAQAGIGFSGAPGCNAIAVVEYVFSALLMLAERDGFALRDRTVGIVGVGNVGSRLQARLEALGVRTLLCDPPRKDAGDAGDFRTLDELVREADVLTFHTPLYKDGPYKTWHLADEALISALKPGAILINACRGPVVDNDALLARLESGQPLSTVLDVWEPEPDLNVALLEKVDIGTAHIAGYTLEGKARGTTQVFEAFSQFLGTPHQVALDTLLPTPEVSRLALHGKLDESTLKRLVHLVYDVRRDDALLRHVAGQPGEFDKLRKHYRERREWSSLYVLCDDAATATLLQQLGFNAVHHPIR
- a CDS encoding aspartate-semialdehyde dehydrogenase; this encodes MSEGWNIAILGATGAVGEALLELLAERQFPVGELSLLAHTESAGEKLRFAGRSIPVEDVQEFDWTRAQLAFFVAGAEASARYADEAANAGCLVIDTSGVFALDPDVPLVVPEVNPFVLADYRNRNIIASAHSLTSQLLMAIKPIIDDGGLSRVQVTSLLSASAYGKVAVDALAGQSARLLNGMPIDEDDHFGRQLAFNVLPLLPDSEGSVREERRIVDETRKILQDEGLMISASCVQAPVFYGHAQVVSVEALRPLAAEEARDAFARSEDIELSDENDFPTQVGDASGSVHLSIGCVRNDYGMPEQIQFWSVADNVRFGGALMAVKIAEKLVQEYLY
- the truA gene encoding tRNA pseudouridine(38-40) synthase TruA, yielding MMEQQDIPVQKIALGIEYDGSKYYGWQRQREVRSVQEKLEKVLSQIAAEPIGVFCAGRTDAGVHATGQVVHFETRAQRQDAAWTLGANANLPADIAVRWVKAVPEHFHARFSATARRYRYIIYNHRLRPAVLQQGITHYHAPLDAQRMHRAAQCLLGENDFTSFRAVQCQSRTPWRNLMHIDVARYGNYVVVDIKANAFVHHMVRNIVGSLMDIGCGNRPEAWMAELLAAKDRTLAAATARAEGLYLVSVDYPTEFALPQPPMGPLFLAD
- a CDS encoding DedA family protein translates to MDFIRFVIDFILHIDVHLAEMVAQYGVWVYAILFLILFCETGLVVTPFLPGDSLLFVAGAISALPSNDLNVHLMVALMVVAAIIGDAVNYTIGRVFGERLFSNPNSKIFRRSYLDKTHAFYEKHGGKTIILARFVPIVRTFAPFVAGMGHMSYRHFAAYNVIGALLWVLLFTYAGYLFGDLPIIQENLKLLIVAIIVLSVLPGVVEVIRHKRAAARQAKE
- the accD gene encoding acetyl-CoA carboxylase, carboxyltransferase subunit beta; its protein translation is MVCGRQKWQDAAHRKTGTNQVQAERLSMSWIERILNKSNITPTRRASIPEGVWTKCDSCGQVLYRAELERNLEVCPKCDHHMRMGARERLHSLLDEGTLVELGSELEPKDLLKFRDSKKYKDRLASAQKETGEKDALVVMKGTLHGMPVVAAAFEFAFMGGSMGSVVGARFVRAVEQALEDGCPLICFSASGGARMQEALMSLMQMAKTSAALAKMQERGLPYISVLTDPTMGGVSASFAMLGDLNIAEPKALIGFAGPRVIEQTVREKLPPGFQRSEFLIEKGAIDMIVRRPELRLKLASVLAKLTNQPAPNPDAPHEPIVVPDAPEQGSEA
- the folC gene encoding bifunctional tetrahydrofolate synthase/dihydrofolate synthase, whose protein sequence is MEKSIPQATSPLATWLSYLENLHTKTIDLGLERVSAVAATLNVLKPAPFVFTVAGTNGKGTTCRTLEAMLMAAGLRVGVYSSPHLVRYTERVRVQGEELPGARHTASFAAIEAARGDTSLTYFEYGTLSALWLFKQSSLDVVILEVGLGGRLDATNMVDADVSVITSIALDHIDWLGPDRESIGREKAGIFRAGKPAVVGEPDMPVSVEAVAQEKEAYLLRRGVRWDYEMTDGGWRFSDAAGVLDNLPLPQVPQPNAATALAALRASRLPVNETAVREGLRQAQLPGRFQILSTSPRVILDVAHNPHAAAYLAERLKREAQDGKILAVIGMLHDKDIAGTLACLKSVVDSWYCAPLEGPRGASAEQLLELLGQGKAFGSVAEAWQAARAEADVADTVLVCGSFHTVAHVMEVLEAEGNGGE
- the dedD gene encoding cell division protein DedD produces the protein MASKFQNRLVGTIVLVALGVIVLPGLLDGQKKHYQDEFAAIPLVPKPGDNDEPDMLPPASQSLPSQPPEGAAEEMRASSTAPSIDPTTLPDDTGAGIDAVPQPKPNVQPKPQPAPQPKPAPEPQPKPTPATQDNAAPVGKAYVVQLGALKNADKASEIVEKLRGAGYRAYTIPSTPVQGKITRILVGPDASKDKLKSSLSELHSLSGLNGVVMNYTP
- the cvpA gene encoding colicin V production protein, which codes for MVWIDYAIIAVIGFSCLVSLIRGFVREALSLVTWGCAFFVASHYYTYLATWFTGFEDELVRNGIAIAVLFIATLIVGAVVNYVIGQLVEKTGLSGTDRVLGICFGALRGVLIVAAILFFLDTFTGMAKSDDWQKSQLVPQFSFIIRWFFDYLQSSSSFLPR
- the purF gene encoding amidophosphoribosyltransferase, whose protein sequence is MCGIVGIAGVMPVNQSIYDALTVLQHRGQDAAGIITIDANNCFRLRKANGLVSDVFEARHMQRLQGNMGLGHVRYPTAGSSSASEAQPFYVNSPYGITLAHNGNLTNAHELRKKLFEEKRRHINTTSDSEILLNIFASELDEYRHYPLEADNIFAAIAATNRQIRGAYACVAMIIGHGMVAFRDPNGIRPLVLGKREVGERTEYMVASESVALDTLGFEFLRDVAPGEAVYITEKGQLFSRLCAENPTTTPCLFEYVYFARPDSFIDKISVYSARVGMGKKLGEKIAREWEDLDIDVVIPIPETSCDIALEIAHILNKPYRQGFVKNRYVGRTFIMPGQQQRRKSVRRKLNANRAEFRDKNVLLVDDSIVRGTTSEQIIEIAREAGAKKVYLASAAPEVRFPNVYGIDMPSANELIAHGREVEEIRQLIGADGLIFQDLSDLIDAVRAENPDIQQFECSVFDGIYVTKDVDLQYLEYLESLRSDDAKALQRQNEVENLEMHNEG
- a CDS encoding UbiX family flavin prenyltransferase, which translates into the protein MKRLIVGISGASGAIYGVRLLEVLKPLEHVQTHLVMSQAARQTLALETDYSLRDVQALADVVHDARDIAASISSGSFRTHGMVILPCSMKTLSGIVNSYTDGLLTRSADVVLKERRPLVLCVRETPLHLGHLRLMTQAAEMGAVIMPPLPAFYHRPQSIQDVIDQTVNRVLDQFDIELPHDLFTRWPGPDSVH
- the argT gene encoding lysine/arginine/ornithine ABC transporter substrate-binding protein ArgT, producing the protein MKKQVLTLALLLGFSAGSALAALPQSVRIGTDATYAPFSSKDAKGDFVGFDIDLGNEMCKRAQLKCTWVGSDFDALIPQLKARKIDAIISSLSITEKREQEIAFSDKLYSANSRLIARAGSPITPTVESLKGKQVGVLQGSTQEAYANDLWRAKGVEVVPYQNQDLIYSDLDAGRLDAALQDEVAASEGFLKQPAGKAFAFAGPAVINKKYFGMGTATGLRKEDGELKAAFNKALAEIRADGTYDKLAKKYFDFNVYGE